From Planctomycetia bacterium:
TCAGCGCGCCGACTGCGCCCCACGCAGGTGCCGAGCGCCCACATCGCGCGTCCATAGCAATCATCTGACCAACGTTCGTCGCTCCATTGACGATCAAAACTCATAAAGTTGCGAAAGCGTTTGTGTCCTTCGTCGAAGGCCGCATTCACAAACGCAGCGTAGGCGGTCGCAGCATGCAACACCGTACGTGACTCCTTGCCCAACTCCTCCAACAGGACGGTCAACATCAGCGCCCTCGCATTGTCATCGGTGCAGTAGCCATGCGCGAAGTTGGGGATGGTGAAGCTGGCGTGTTGAAACACGCCAGTGGTGTCGCTCATGTTAAGCAGATGGTCCAGACGGAGAGTCGGCAGATCGAGTTGTCGCTCCTCCAGCGTGGGCACGGCGTAACGTCGGCCTGGCCGATCGACCAGACTGGCCCGGGCCTGCTGGAAGGTATCCAGATAGAGATGGGCCACATTGCTCCAAATCATTTCACGGCCAAGCATGTAGGCTCGCTTCCGCATCGCATGACGGCGCATCTCGTCAGTCAGTAGCGTGCAGACTTGGTTGGCAAGAGCGTCCGAATCCGCAAAGGGTACCAGGACCCCACGACCATCGGCGAGCAATTCCTCGGCATGCCAATAGGGCGTGGAAATGACGGCCTTGCCGCAGCCAAAGGCGTAGGCCAGCGTGCCTGAAGTAATCTGTTCGGGATTCAAATAGGGCGTGATGTACAGGTCCGCGGCACCGATGAACTCGGTCAACTCGCGAAGCTCGACAAAGCGATTGTAAAAGATCACGCTTCGCTTAATGCCGAGGTCCCGCGCCAGTCGTTCCAAGCTGAGTCGATATGCCTCTCCTTGTGCACGAACGAGATTCGGATGCGTTGCTCCCAGCACAATATAGACGAACTCAGGAAACTCCTGCAGAATTGCGGGAACCGCCCTCAAGGCATATTCAATTCCCTTGTTCGGTGCGAGCAGGCCAAACGTCAATGCAACTTGCTTGCCCTCAACACCGAATTTGTCTTTAAAGAAGTTCGGGTCAACGAAGGGCATGTCGGGAATGCCGTGCGCAATCAGGGCAATCTTGTTCTCGGCGACTCCGTAGACTTCTTGCAGTAGGGCCTGTCCTTTCGCTGACATCACTATGAGCCGGGCCGACACGTCCGCGAGCTGCTCGACGACGCGACGCTGCTCTGTGCTCGGTTCGCGCAGGACGGTGTGAAGAGTCGTTACGATCGGCATGCGCAGATCACGCAAGAGACCGAGCAAATGGCTTCCGCTCGCGCCGCCGTAGATGCCGAATTCGTGCTGGACGCAAATCACATCCGAGTTGCTGAAATTGAGAAAGTCGGCCGCACGCAAGTAAGAATCAAAATCCTGCTCCGCGATCTGGAAGCGGACTTCGCTAGGATAGTCATAGCCCCCCTCAATGTCGTCGACGGGCACGACACAGCAGTCAACCTCGGGGAATTGCTGGGAAATCGCATTGCGAAGATCTTGAGTAAACGTGGCAATGCCGCACTTGCGGGGGAAGTAATCCCCCACAAATGCCAGCTTGCGAATGTCATTGATGCTGCCCATGTGTTCCAATCCTACTCGCACTTTGCAATGTACTTCGCCGCCAAATGAACGTCCTATGGCGGGCAATCTTAATCGTAGTCGACCTTGCTATTGGAAGCAGATCCGTGCGGCTAATTGGGCAAGTCATAGAATGGCGGCCTCCATTTGCTGAGCCTCCTACGATTCGTCGCAACGCGCCCCGCACCATACCGCAAGATTCGTTTGAAGCACGAACCGCAACAAACCGACCGGCTGTTTCTCCAAACAAGCTGACGGACTCCAAGTGGCCGGGCTTCTGCTGTTCCGCCGCCACGGCATTGCGCGCAAACGGCGCAATGGCGATTAGTCAGCGTCCTCGCCTTTGTCATCAAAGACCTCCAGGCCGACGTCAAACTCCGCCCCGCAGGCTTCGCAATCGCCGCGCTCAACATCGTCGCGATTCAACTGGATCCCGCAGTTTTGGCAAACTACACCGGACATGGTTCAGTCTCCTGTTTCATTTCGTTAAAGCTGCCACAGGCTGCTATTGTAACCTTAAGCTCCTCATTTTAGTATCGCCAGTCCCTGAGTGCGCGACGAAGACAACACCGACTTTGCGGTTAGCAAGCGCGGTGCCATTTGATTGAATTCAATCTCATCATCAGTACTGTCCGGTTAAAGTTTCCCGAAATTGTTGCAAGTGGTTGTTCTGTTTTGAGTTGGAAGCAGGAATGGGCGCGCGCGACTTGAAATCGATTCGCGAGAATGCAGGCTTTTGTCCCACGTTTGTGGTGCGAAGGGGCTTGCATGTTTGCGGGTCAGTTGGTGCTTGCTCAGTTGATGGAGTTGCTTCCGCGTCACGAATTCAACCGCTGCGTGCGGCGTTATCGCGGCGACCGTCGGATCCGCGAGCTGCGTTGTCGCGATCAGTTTTTGTGCATGGCGTTTGCCCAGGTGACGTTTCGCGAGAGCCTCCGCGACATCGAAACGTGCCTGCGTTCGTTGGGACCGAAGCTGTATCACGCCGGCTTTCGGGGACGCATTTCGCGGAGCACGTTGGCCGACGCGAATCGCACGCGCGACTGGCGCATCTACGGCGACTTCGCGCAAATCCTCATCGCTCAGGCGCGGACGCTGTACGCTCAGGAACCGTTCGGCGTCGAGTTGGAACACGCGGCCTACGCGCTCGATGCGACCACGATCGACTTGTGTTTGACGCTGTATCCCTAGGCGCCGTTTCGTCGGCGCAAGGCCGCCGTCAAGTTGCACACGCTGCTCGATCTGCGCGGGAACATTCCCACGTTTATCCATGTTTCTCCGGGAAATACGCACGAAATCAACATCCTCGACGCGTTGACGATCGAGCCGGGCGCGTTCTACGTGATGGACAAAGGC
This genomic window contains:
- a CDS encoding glycosyltransferase family 4 protein; its protein translation is MGSINDIRKLAFVGDYFPRKCGIATFTQDLRNAISQQFPEVDCCVVPVDDIEGGYDYPSEVRFQIAEQDFDSYLRAADFLNFSNSDVICVQHEFGIYGGASGSHLLGLLRDLRMPIVTTLHTVLREPSTEQRRVVEQLADVSARLIVMSAKGQALLQEVYGVAENKIALIAHGIPDMPFVDPNFFKDKFGVEGKQVALTFGLLAPNKGIEYALRAVPAILQEFPEFVYIVLGATHPNLVRAQGEAYRLSLERLARDLGIKRSVIFYNRFVELRELTEFIGAADLYITPYLNPEQITSGTLAYAFGCGKAVISTPYWHAEELLADGRGVLVPFADSDALANQVCTLLTDEMRRHAMRKRAYMLGREMIWSNVAHLYLDTFQQARASLVDRPGRRYAVPTLEERQLDLPTLRLDHLLNMSDTTGVFQHASFTIPNFAHGYCTDDNARALMLTVLLEELGKESRTVLHAATAYAAFVNAAFDEGHKRFRNFMSFDRQWSDERWSDDCYGRAMWALGTCVGRSRRADFQYWSVELFNRALPTAGELSSPRAWAHVLLGIQEYLRRLSGDRHVDQVRQVLTLRLLDLYDRTASENWPWFEDIASYDNARLSQALIVSGQEGGDEKALDVGLRTLRWLLEVQRSPHGHLRPIGSNGFYARGQECAQFDQQPVEVQATVSACLSACNASGDATWLTDARMAFEWFLGRNDLGLDVYDAGTGGCRDGLHQDRVNQNQGAESTLAFQLSLAEFELMDRALTAFRPIGSATPVNRP